In the bacterium genome, CCCGAGCAGCGCCGGCGGCTCGCGAGGAAATAGGGGCTTCGGCCCCATTTTTCTTGCCCGGCGTATCGGACCCAGGCCCGGAGATGGGTAGGGGCTCGAGGCGTAAGAGATCCCTCGGATCTCTCAGATCCTCGAACCCGCCAGGAGGTACCAGCATGCTCGCCAGAACCAACTCCGCCACTCCGTGGGGCATCGACGCTCGCCGTGTCCGCGTCGAGGTCGACGTCCACCTCGGTGTTCCACGGGTCGACATCGTCGGCCTTTCCCGTTACTCGACGCGCGAGTGCCGCGAACGCGTGCGGTGCGCGATCGAGGCGAGCGACTTCGAGCTGCCGCCACGCCGCGTGACCCTCAACCTCGCCCCGGCCGACCTCGAGAAGCAGGCTTCCCACCTCGATCTCGCCATCGCCATCGCATGGCTGGCCGCCCTGGGAGAGCTGCCCCCCGACACCTTCGAGCAGCGCCTCTTCTGCGGCGAGCTCGGCCTCGACGGCAGCGTCCGTCCGGTGCGCGGTGCGCTGGCCCTGGCCGAGCTCGCCGCGGCCGAGGACCTCCGGGAGCTGGTGCTGCCGGCCGCCAACGCCAGCAATGACGTCTGCTGCAACATTGGCTCCTCAT is a window encoding:
- a CDS encoding ATP-dependent protease (among the AAA+ ATPases, the YifB protease family belongs to the Helix 2 insert clade; unknown function), with translation MLARTNSATPWGIDARRVRVEVDVHLGVPRVDIVGLSRYSTRECRERVRCAIEASDFELPPRRVTLNLAPADLEKQASHLDLAIAIAWLAALGELPPDTFEQRLFCGELGLDGSVRPVRGALALAELAAAEDLRELVLPAANASNDVCCNIGSS